The following are from one region of the Synechococcus sp. CBW1108 genome:
- the istA gene encoding IS21 family transposase, translating into MQTPEEVLVMRQLLERGWSRRRIAAELGISRNTLDRYLRLGEWQTYCSANRSGQLDGHREWLQQQFEQHHGNAEVLRQELLKQKGIRVSLRTVERAVQTWREALRQSRQATVRYETPPGKQLQADFGELWVPIGGVRTKVHICVLTLGYSRRQLIRVYRHQRQRHWLQALEEAFRVWDGVPEQVLVDNAKALITHHNPRAGELVINPVFAAFARHWGFTAKACWPSRPQTKGKDERGVGYVKRSGIAGHAFDTWGQMESHLDWWNREIADLRIHGTTGERPLERFERAEAGALMALNDRPSYLAEQEFSRRVAKDCCVQVEGNWCSVPAAMVRQNVTVQIRDQQVLIRQGGRIVARHTRQAANQRSRQVIAGHWAGLVPQRAIEAAQAGNGPGAAVVELESVRRSSLARPLSDYAAVVAEVG; encoded by the coding sequence ATGCAGACACCGGAGGAGGTGCTGGTGATGCGCCAGCTGCTGGAGCGGGGCTGGAGCCGCCGGCGGATCGCGGCGGAGCTGGGGATCTCGCGCAACACGCTGGATCGCTACCTGCGGCTGGGTGAGTGGCAGACGTACTGCAGCGCCAATCGCTCCGGGCAGCTGGATGGGCACCGGGAGTGGCTGCAGCAGCAGTTCGAGCAGCACCACGGCAATGCCGAGGTGCTGCGGCAGGAGCTGCTGAAACAGAAGGGGATCCGAGTGAGTCTGCGGACGGTGGAGCGTGCGGTGCAGACCTGGCGGGAGGCGCTGCGGCAAAGCCGCCAGGCGACAGTGCGCTACGAGACACCACCGGGCAAGCAGCTGCAGGCCGATTTCGGTGAGCTGTGGGTGCCGATCGGCGGGGTGCGCACCAAGGTGCACATCTGCGTCCTGACCCTTGGGTACTCGAGGCGTCAGCTGATCCGGGTGTACCGGCACCAGCGGCAACGCCACTGGCTGCAGGCCCTGGAGGAGGCGTTCCGCGTCTGGGACGGCGTGCCTGAGCAGGTGCTGGTGGATAACGCCAAGGCGCTGATCACACACCACAACCCCCGGGCAGGGGAGCTGGTGATCAACCCCGTGTTCGCCGCCTTTGCCCGGCACTGGGGATTCACCGCCAAGGCCTGCTGGCCCAGCAGGCCCCAGACCAAGGGGAAGGATGAGCGCGGCGTGGGCTACGTGAAACGCAGCGGCATTGCTGGCCACGCTTTTGACACCTGGGGCCAGATGGAGAGCCATCTGGATTGGTGGAACCGCGAGATCGCCGATCTGCGCATCCACGGCACCACGGGCGAACGACCACTGGAGCGGTTCGAGCGTGCGGAGGCAGGAGCGCTGATGGCGTTGAACGACAGGCCGTCGTACCTGGCGGAGCAGGAGTTCAGTCGCCGTGTCGCCAAGGACTGCTGCGTGCAGGTGGAGGGCAACTGGTGCAGCGTCCCGGCGGCGATGGTGCGCCAGAACGTCACGGTTCAGATCCGTGACCAACAGGTGCTGATCCGCCAGGGCGGCCGGATCGTAGCGCGCCATACCCGCCAGGCGGCAAATCAGCGCAGCCGCCAGGTGATCGCAGGCCACTGGGCTGGGTTGGTACCGCAGCGGGCGATCGAGGCCGCCCAAGCAGGCAACGGCCCTGGTGCTGCGGTGGTGGAGCTGGAGTCGGTACGGCGCTCCTCACTGGCCCGGCCGCTGAGTGACTACGCGGCCGTGGTGGCGGAGGTGGGCTGA
- a CDS encoding IS1182 family transposase, with protein sequence MRKAKTFRPWNPEQTLLLPPSPVDWLPEHHLVFFLLDMAAELDLSAIYAVYEARDPRGVKAYEPRMMVVLLLYAYCVGIPSSRRIERACWEDAAFRVLTGNQQPDHSRISDFRLVHLDALAGLFVQVLRLCQKAGLVSLGNVALDGTKVKANASKHKAMSHERMLKSEAQLEAEIAALLRKAELIDAQEDARYGKGERGDELPKELQRRQDRLDALRKAKAELEAEAAADHARRREQHARAAEEQAAEAAAQAAADTESEVAARALAKEAQQAERRARSARRRAELASKLAIDKAQAADLSTPDPLISVDPLAMPSRNLPTTAAGDPKGNAQRNFTDPDSHILKGGDGWIQGYNCQAAVDGDHQIIVAVGVSNQASDQHHFVPMLERIVANTGQLPANMIADAGYCSTSNIQASEQRGLDAYLSTSRQEHGKRPRPARGPAPRDLDARGRMDRKLRSKAGQAIYALRKIIAEPVFGQIKGARGLDRFLLRGLEKVDGEWTLMAITHNIGKLHRAALAAA encoded by the coding sequence ATGAGAAAAGCCAAAACCTTCCGCCCCTGGAACCCGGAGCAGACGCTGCTGCTGCCGCCCTCGCCTGTGGATTGGCTGCCTGAGCACCACCTGGTGTTCTTCCTGCTGGACATGGCCGCCGAGCTGGATCTCTCGGCCATCTATGCGGTCTACGAGGCCAGAGATCCTCGCGGGGTCAAGGCCTATGAGCCGCGGATGATGGTGGTGCTGCTCTTGTACGCCTACTGCGTCGGCATCCCCTCCTCGCGCCGGATCGAGAGGGCCTGCTGGGAGGATGCTGCCTTCCGGGTGCTCACCGGCAACCAGCAGCCCGACCACAGCCGGATCAGTGATTTCCGCCTCGTCCATCTCGATGCATTGGCGGGCCTTTTTGTGCAGGTGCTGCGGCTGTGCCAGAAGGCGGGCCTGGTGAGCCTGGGCAACGTCGCCCTTGACGGCACCAAGGTCAAAGCCAATGCCTCCAAACACAAGGCCATGAGCCATGAGCGGATGCTCAAATCCGAGGCCCAGCTGGAAGCGGAGATTGCAGCACTGCTGCGTAAGGCCGAGCTGATCGATGCCCAGGAGGACGCGCGCTATGGCAAGGGCGAGCGTGGTGATGAACTACCCAAGGAACTGCAGCGCCGTCAGGATCGACTCGACGCCCTGCGCAAGGCCAAAGCGGAGCTGGAGGCGGAGGCCGCCGCCGACCACGCCCGCCGCCGCGAGCAGCATGCTCGCGCTGCAGAGGAGCAGGCTGCTGAGGCTGCTGCCCAGGCTGCCGCTGATACCGAGAGCGAGGTCGCTGCTCGGGCCCTTGCCAAAGAGGCTCAGCAGGCGGAGCGCAGGGCCCGCAGTGCCCGAAGGCGGGCGGAGCTGGCCAGCAAACTGGCGATCGACAAGGCCCAGGCCGCAGACCTCTCAACCCCGGATCCACTGATCAGCGTGGATCCTCTGGCGATGCCCAGCCGCAACCTGCCCACCACTGCCGCCGGTGATCCAAAAGGCAACGCCCAACGCAATTTCACCGATCCAGACAGCCACATCCTCAAAGGTGGGGACGGCTGGATTCAGGGCTACAACTGCCAGGCGGCGGTCGATGGTGACCACCAGATCATCGTGGCGGTAGGGGTAAGCAACCAGGCCTCGGACCAGCACCACTTCGTTCCGATGCTGGAGCGGATCGTGGCCAACACCGGCCAGCTGCCCGCGAACATGATCGCCGACGCGGGCTACTGCAGCACAAGCAACATCCAGGCGAGCGAGCAGCGCGGGTTGGATGCCTACCTCTCCACCAGCCGCCAGGAGCACGGCAAGCGGCCCCGGCCCGCGCGCGGGCCAGCTCCAAGAGATCTGGATGCACGGGGCCGGATGGATCGCAAACTCAGATCCAAGGCCGGCCAGGCGATCTACGCCCTGCGCAAGATCATCGCCGAACCGGTCTTTGGTCAGATCAAAGGGGCACGGGGCCTGGATCGCTTCCTATTACGGGGGCTGGAGAAGGTCGACGGTGAATGGACCCTGATGGCCATCACCCACAACATCGGCAAGCTGCATCGGGCGGCCCTGGCAGCTGCCTGA
- a CDS encoding IS5 family transposase codes for MYVFQHAGQLSIEEFYTPFGGKLDANNRWVLLRNLIPWMPLEGQYAPQFSAKTGAPAKPFQMAFGALYIQQRLGVTDRETVQLITESPYLQFFIGLSAYQAMPPFDPSMMVHFRKRIGPDLFKICNDMTKANGIAMIKEMLVSAEEDDSEQEEEQQLAAIDEALGVKPATLDPECNWGTLILDATCVPDDIPYPVDLRLLNEAREATEKIIDELFKQLQGKINRKPRCNRDKARNRFLAIIKKKRPKCAEIREVKRFQLNEIRRNLRAIDQMIHCGAMLLELGTQLYRKLLITSELYQQQQEMYDADSRRIDDRIVNLSKPHVRPIVRGKAGRRTEFGAKISISDDNGFVDVDRISWDNYNEANDLITRAKQYKEERGYYPARICADSIYMTLGNKKFCAENNIRLSGRPRKKQVEAEVQTAEQQELFKSDLRKRSVIEGRIGTSKRKYGLDRIMTKLIETSRTVITMAFFVMNAEKVLRLLRLLFSILVSVYILMLYLLASWRRPALLWAA; via the coding sequence ATGTACGTTTTTCAGCACGCAGGTCAGCTATCGATCGAGGAGTTTTACACGCCCTTCGGCGGCAAGCTGGATGCCAATAATCGCTGGGTTCTGCTTCGTAACCTGATTCCATGGATGCCGCTGGAAGGCCAGTATGCACCCCAATTCAGTGCCAAGACAGGAGCACCGGCCAAGCCGTTTCAGATGGCGTTCGGTGCGCTGTACATCCAGCAACGCCTGGGAGTGACAGACCGCGAAACGGTTCAGCTGATCACGGAATCACCGTATCTACAATTTTTCATTGGCTTGAGTGCGTACCAGGCAATGCCACCGTTTGATCCATCGATGATGGTGCATTTTCGTAAGCGCATTGGCCCTGATCTGTTCAAGATCTGCAATGACATGACCAAGGCCAATGGCATTGCGATGATTAAAGAGATGCTGGTTTCGGCGGAGGAGGATGATAGCGAACAAGAAGAGGAGCAACAGCTTGCTGCCATCGACGAAGCGCTAGGGGTGAAGCCTGCAACGTTGGATCCTGAATGTAACTGGGGTACTCTGATTCTCGATGCAACCTGCGTGCCTGATGACATTCCCTACCCAGTAGATCTGAGGTTGCTGAACGAAGCGAGAGAGGCGACTGAGAAGATCATCGACGAACTGTTCAAGCAGTTGCAGGGAAAGATCAATCGTAAACCCCGCTGCAACCGGGATAAAGCTCGGAATCGGTTTCTGGCCATCATCAAGAAGAAAAGGCCCAAATGCGCAGAGATCCGGGAGGTCAAGCGCTTTCAGCTCAACGAGATCCGGAGAAACCTCAGAGCAATTGATCAGATGATCCATTGCGGTGCCATGCTTTTGGAGCTTGGAACCCAGCTCTACCGCAAGCTGCTGATCACCAGTGAACTGTACCAGCAGCAGCAGGAGATGTATGACGCTGATAGCCGGCGCATCGACGATCGGATTGTCAATTTGTCAAAACCACACGTGCGGCCGATCGTGAGGGGCAAGGCAGGAAGGCGAACAGAGTTCGGTGCGAAGATCTCAATATCAGATGATAATGGTTTTGTAGATGTGGATCGAATCAGCTGGGACAACTACAATGAAGCCAACGACCTGATCACACGTGCCAAGCAATACAAGGAAGAGCGAGGGTACTATCCAGCACGAATCTGTGCCGATTCAATCTATATGACATTAGGCAACAAGAAGTTCTGCGCAGAAAATAACATCAGGCTCAGTGGCCGTCCACGCAAGAAGCAGGTAGAGGCCGAGGTGCAGACAGCAGAGCAACAAGAGCTTTTTAAATCAGACTTGAGAAAGCGTTCCGTGATCGAAGGAAGAATCGGAACGAGCAAACGGAAATATGGACTGGATCGGATCATGACCAAGCTGATTGAAACATCAAGAACGGTGATCACGATGGCGTTCTTTGTGATGAATGCCGAGAAGGTTCTCAGGCTACTGCGCCTCTTATTCTCTATTCTTGTCTCTGTGTACATCCTGATGCTCTATTTGCTCGCCTCCTGGCGCCGTCCAGCGCTTCTGTGGGCTGCTTAG
- a CDS encoding AAA family ATPase, whose protein sequence is MSPLRCHLLIGPPASGKSTLAMTLQELLSGSGSQPVVLSTDAIRKELYGNPAAQGSWNEIGVVLFDRLKRAVESDMPAIIDATHARRPWRLGITQQLELPRPVEWVGWWLRTPLEICQKWNKNNDRALQVSDDQLKQYYDDLKAGDFGPSDHEGFATLIELDPSSFSSDSLMHEISEILSGLPKRISGDRNHTSKYKLHRYSRLLDLERLFYLIRLLSRFPGLKATDDQSAQELRELYGTFPLSEDPAERAAGLLRHHGVCYADVEHLREDLAWLQQQGFMESISIRSEVIPPEADEKVKACLGCRPPSANSKVFVRIMTLIRHVLQNPLDHDRDAAHVEQIYIGGKQIGERGTRMPLNVHLVQQLKDVKGSYEAGRILRGKDRRWASGESQTLLKDLAKLKPYGLFPVRPARNGYALGTALLTMPRLLELHALVKQVADRLADPSAQDLLKDFTTRLQWAGYEIDDETPPVRAYANRSIVGRDYAPPGSLGVAQHAERLEEAILKGYRVELQQYEDAALFEGQSQAINTITAWPLQLLFHNIGWYLAYEEYWPDDKPGLITTQRLDRLHLRKVVTQVAPLGKEHRQQSWKRLERLLDYCGGIFFGRDRDAQLTLCSDDEDTRRSQLVKLRFRCEGWVFKFLREGVDRFPLECTRFSKPLPSDTWTHRKMINATLEPIEGDSHPYPVEFDLPGWTIGTGLKDGDVDLKRWLFGFDDGIVIEEPRAFLERRLRSAQEVLRVHGAYH, encoded by the coding sequence ATGTCACCACTCCGCTGTCACCTGCTGATCGGCCCACCTGCAAGCGGCAAAAGCACTCTGGCTATGACCCTCCAGGAATTGCTGAGCGGGTCTGGCTCGCAGCCAGTTGTGCTCTCTACCGATGCAATCCGCAAAGAGTTGTACGGTAATCCTGCCGCACAAGGCTCCTGGAATGAGATTGGCGTTGTTTTGTTTGATCGACTTAAGCGCGCTGTAGAGAGCGATATGCCGGCTATCATCGATGCCACCCATGCTCGTCGTCCTTGGCGACTGGGGATCACTCAGCAGCTTGAACTTCCCAGGCCGGTGGAATGGGTGGGCTGGTGGCTGAGGACCCCGCTAGAGATCTGCCAGAAGTGGAACAAGAACAATGATCGAGCACTCCAGGTATCTGATGATCAACTTAAACAATATTACGATGACTTGAAAGCTGGGGATTTTGGGCCATCGGATCACGAAGGCTTCGCCACACTTATAGAGCTCGACCCCAGTTCTTTTTCATCAGACTCATTGATGCATGAGATTTCCGAGATATTAAGCGGCCTTCCGAAAAGGATAAGTGGCGACCGAAATCATACGTCGAAATACAAGCTGCACCGCTACTCACGCCTGCTGGATCTGGAGCGACTGTTCTATCTGATTCGTTTGTTGAGCCGATTCCCAGGGCTGAAGGCTACAGATGATCAATCAGCTCAGGAGTTGCGCGAGCTCTACGGCACTTTTCCCCTCAGTGAAGATCCTGCCGAGCGAGCTGCCGGTCTACTGCGCCATCACGGGGTCTGCTACGCGGACGTGGAGCACCTACGCGAGGATCTGGCATGGCTGCAGCAGCAAGGCTTCATGGAGAGTATATCTATACGTTCAGAGGTGATTCCTCCGGAAGCAGATGAAAAAGTCAAAGCATGTCTTGGATGCAGGCCACCATCAGCAAATAGCAAGGTCTTCGTAAGGATTATGACTTTAATTCGTCATGTTCTTCAAAACCCACTAGACCATGATCGAGATGCTGCTCATGTAGAGCAGATTTATATAGGTGGCAAGCAGATTGGCGAGCGGGGCACCAGAATGCCACTCAACGTGCATCTTGTACAGCAATTGAAGGATGTCAAAGGTAGCTATGAGGCAGGGCGTATTCTGCGCGGAAAAGATAGAAGATGGGCGTCTGGGGAGAGCCAGACATTGCTTAAAGATCTTGCAAAGCTAAAGCCTTATGGCCTTTTCCCAGTCCGGCCAGCCCGCAATGGCTACGCGCTTGGAACAGCTCTACTCACCATGCCACGACTGTTGGAACTGCATGCACTCGTTAAACAGGTGGCGGATCGGCTGGCAGATCCTTCGGCTCAAGATCTGCTGAAGGATTTCACCACGCGCCTGCAGTGGGCAGGCTACGAGATTGACGATGAAACTCCACCGGTTCGTGCCTATGCTAACCGTTCGATCGTTGGACGTGACTATGCACCGCCAGGTTCGCTGGGAGTTGCACAGCACGCGGAACGACTGGAAGAAGCAATCTTGAAAGGGTATCGGGTGGAGTTGCAGCAGTATGAGGATGCCGCACTCTTTGAAGGCCAGTCTCAAGCAATCAATACCATCACCGCATGGCCTCTACAGCTGCTGTTTCATAATATTGGCTGGTACCTGGCGTATGAAGAGTATTGGCCGGATGATAAACCAGGCCTTATTACTACACAACGGCTTGATCGGTTGCATTTGCGAAAAGTGGTCACTCAAGTGGCTCCTCTTGGCAAGGAGCATCGCCAACAGTCGTGGAAACGGCTTGAGAGGTTGCTCGATTATTGTGGTGGCATCTTTTTTGGTCGTGACCGAGATGCGCAGCTCACTTTATGCAGTGACGACGAAGATACTCGCCGAAGTCAGCTGGTCAAACTTCGTTTCCGTTGTGAGGGCTGGGTATTCAAGTTTCTCAGGGAAGGAGTGGATCGTTTTCCTCTGGAATGCACCCGCTTTTCCAAGCCCCTGCCATCAGACACTTGGACACACCGCAAAATGATTAATGCCACACTGGAGCCTATTGAAGGTGATAGCCATCCCTATCCAGTGGAGTTTGATTTACCTGGATGGACGATTGGCACTGGCTTAAAGGATGGGGATGTGGACCTCAAGCGATGGTTGTTCGGTTTCGATGACGGTATCGTGATTGAGGAACCAAGGGCATTTCTGGAGCGCCGTCTTCGGTCAGCTCAAGAGGTACTCAGAGTTCATGGAGCCTACCACTGA
- a CDS encoding STIV orfB116 family protein produces MTLYIMSTTIIPSGSWGTWSMAPATIEEVATAIADGAISAVGHSDTAKIINTLTNQSITANRITVRPKVGDTFFCFSLKQRPPEGAILSCAQLEAIGYQWARMDFRGP; encoded by the coding sequence ATGACGCTCTACATCATGTCTACCACCATCATCCCCAGCGGCAGTTGGGGAACCTGGTCCATGGCTCCCGCCACCATCGAAGAAGTGGCGACTGCCATCGCCGACGGTGCCATCTCGGCAGTGGGCCATAGTGATACTGCAAAGATAATCAACACTCTCACCAACCAATCCATCACCGCGAATCGCATCACGGTCAGGCCCAAGGTGGGTGATACTTTCTTTTGCTTCTCCTTGAAACAGCGGCCTCCAGAAGGAGCCATTCTTTCCTGTGCGCAGTTGGAGGCGATCGGCTACCAGTGGGCTCGCATGGATTTCAGAGGGCCGTAG
- a CDS encoding ATP-binding protein: MGPPGSGKSRLANELAALISTPNKPAPLVISTETSRRELREPETPTDVDLPTSEAQLNDLLRQAVASGQPVIVDGTHVRRSSRLALIQALDLPAPVEWIGWKLTTPLKTCLSWNQKRGKLAISADVLSTHHQAFNSPKEFPPSRYEGFTVLVLIDPSEYEEEELGQVVAAKLNGLDLSISQSRKNPNWPRAEDLHGYSRLLDFERLMHLLQLLSEGRGPAVDEAAQILEERHGRCYGDQRSIKSDLIWLEANGFCSAMPVYTPIMLPDCRVAELHRGAWCAYGKKESFLKLITFIRYLLHHPFEYPSEDSGVAQTTFKPAEPNQKINQKTRPKSDQITKDKPKILYEHLANQLALQYPKLFSLRGVADQLHNAVTDVISPYNLSIGHARKGFTIGTAILTGPEVIEMHKIVLDAITRKNDPSPAGIGLYKKLRDYLPRAGFAIDEQLAVRAVANRSIVDPELVADTSLTKHAKKLEQAIVNREQITIAKLIHAGRFEDIHPNQGTTEDRGPWKVWPLQLMFHNIAWYLAYEKEPEPGQKLGLIKVDRLDWLEWRKTPGALKSHRDFKTQKISVMRLERLIERSGGIHFGRDAKLQGVIGGSSAQAALKKMETLRFHCNAQVFPFFTAGSARFPAGQMRLSKRRSDDPWRHRANARRLHQLAPNGYDNDHPYPVVIKLPPWTLKEDYDFRRWLFGFGNAIYIEEPEELRLMQINLANGLIQMTRKKAEAENNAKLKVWEGK; the protein is encoded by the coding sequence ATGGGGCCGCCCGGCAGTGGAAAGAGTCGTTTGGCCAATGAACTTGCTGCCCTGATCAGCACCCCTAATAAGCCAGCTCCCTTAGTCATATCAACCGAAACCTCTCGCCGCGAGCTTAGGGAGCCAGAGACACCTACTGACGTCGACTTGCCGACGAGTGAAGCCCAATTGAATGATCTTCTAAGGCAAGCGGTAGCAAGCGGCCAGCCGGTGATCGTGGATGGCACTCACGTGCGAAGATCCTCGCGTCTGGCACTGATCCAAGCGCTCGATCTGCCCGCACCGGTGGAGTGGATCGGCTGGAAGCTCACCACACCACTGAAAACATGCCTCAGCTGGAATCAGAAGCGCGGCAAGCTGGCCATATCCGCAGATGTGCTGAGCACTCATCACCAGGCTTTCAACAGCCCTAAGGAGTTTCCGCCCAGCCGATATGAGGGGTTCACCGTTCTGGTTCTGATCGATCCCTCCGAATACGAAGAAGAGGAGTTAGGCCAGGTAGTTGCGGCCAAGCTGAATGGTCTTGATCTGTCGATTTCACAATCCAGAAAAAACCCAAATTGGCCTAGAGCAGAGGATCTCCACGGCTACTCCAGACTGCTTGACTTTGAGCGGTTGATGCACCTTCTCCAGTTGCTTAGCGAGGGCCGCGGTCCAGCTGTTGATGAAGCCGCTCAGATACTGGAGGAACGACATGGTCGCTGTTACGGCGACCAGCGATCGATCAAATCTGATCTGATCTGGTTGGAAGCTAATGGTTTTTGCAGTGCGATGCCGGTATACACGCCGATCATGCTGCCCGACTGCAGAGTAGCCGAACTACACAGAGGAGCTTGGTGTGCCTATGGAAAAAAAGAAAGCTTCCTCAAACTCATCACTTTTATCCGCTATCTCCTCCACCATCCATTCGAGTATCCTTCGGAGGACAGTGGAGTTGCGCAGACCACATTCAAGCCTGCAGAGCCCAATCAAAAAATTAATCAAAAGACCAGACCAAAATCAGATCAAATAACCAAAGATAAGCCAAAAATACTTTATGAACATCTAGCGAATCAACTAGCCTTGCAATATCCAAAGCTATTTAGCTTGCGTGGAGTGGCCGATCAGCTGCACAATGCTGTCACCGACGTGATTAGCCCCTACAACCTGTCCATAGGCCATGCCCGCAAGGGGTTTACAATTGGAACGGCTATCTTGACAGGCCCTGAGGTGATCGAGATGCACAAAATCGTTTTAGATGCCATAACACGAAAGAATGATCCCTCGCCAGCTGGCATAGGACTGTATAAAAAACTGCGAGACTACCTGCCTCGTGCCGGATTTGCTATTGATGAACAGCTCGCCGTGCGAGCCGTCGCCAATCGATCCATCGTTGATCCGGAACTGGTCGCTGACACCTCACTCACAAAGCATGCCAAAAAACTAGAGCAGGCGATTGTTAATCGTGAGCAGATTACGATCGCCAAGCTGATTCATGCAGGCAGGTTTGAAGACATCCATCCTAATCAAGGAACCACTGAAGATCGAGGGCCTTGGAAGGTGTGGCCATTGCAGTTGATGTTCCACAACATTGCCTGGTATCTCGCCTATGAAAAGGAACCCGAACCGGGTCAGAAACTTGGCCTAATCAAGGTGGATCGCCTCGATTGGTTGGAATGGCGCAAAACCCCAGGAGCTCTGAAATCTCACCGAGACTTCAAAACCCAGAAAATCAGCGTGATGCGGTTGGAGAGGCTGATCGAACGTAGCGGTGGCATCCACTTTGGTAGAGATGCCAAGCTGCAGGGCGTGATTGGAGGATCGAGTGCGCAAGCGGCACTTAAGAAGATGGAGACCCTTCGGTTTCATTGTAATGCTCAGGTGTTTCCCTTCTTCACTGCGGGCTCCGCGAGGTTTCCGGCGGGCCAGATGAGACTATCGAAACGTCGTAGCGATGATCCATGGCGCCATCGCGCTAATGCCAGAAGGTTGCATCAGCTTGCGCCGAATGGCTACGACAACGACCATCCCTATCCCGTTGTAATCAAACTTCCTCCGTGGACTTTAAAAGAAGACTACGATTTCCGGCGGTGGCTTTTCGGTTTTGGCAATGCCATTTACATTGAAGAGCCAGAAGAGCTGCGGTTGATGCAAATCAACCTGGCCAATGGACTAATTCAGATGACCAGAAAGAAGGCCGAAGCTGAAAACAACGCGAAGTTGAAGGTCTGGGAGGGCAAGTGA
- the istB gene encoding IS21-like element helper ATPase IstB, translated as MARQKQPATATAGTTFPAAETVDIAQLVEDLDAMLTRLRLGAIREQLDALLEEAARRQLNLREALAWLCAAEVESKEQRRLSMAMTIAHFPFVRTLEGFEFEAQPSIDPGKIRDLATCRWVANGDNVVLLGPPGVGKTHLEVALGREAVARGYTVQFTTAMELLGSLVKGQQQGTLEVRLAQYSKPKLLIIDELGYLPLEPQAGHLFFQLISRRYEQGSVLISSNRPVEEWDEVFGDQVVAAAILDRLLHHSHVVTIRGDSYRLREKRRSGLFRPPAGGSSSAGIGGAGPPTPTKEA; from the coding sequence ATGGCACGCCAGAAGCAACCGGCAACAGCGACCGCAGGCACCACTTTTCCCGCCGCTGAGACTGTCGACATCGCGCAGCTGGTGGAGGATCTCGACGCCATGCTCACCCGCCTGCGGCTGGGGGCGATCCGCGAGCAGCTCGACGCTCTGCTGGAAGAGGCGGCCAGACGACAGCTGAATCTGCGCGAGGCCCTGGCCTGGCTCTGCGCCGCGGAGGTGGAGAGCAAGGAGCAGCGGCGGCTGTCGATGGCGATGACCATCGCCCACTTCCCGTTCGTGCGCACGCTGGAGGGATTCGAGTTCGAGGCGCAGCCCTCGATCGACCCGGGGAAGATCCGTGATCTGGCCACCTGTCGTTGGGTCGCCAACGGCGACAACGTCGTGCTGCTGGGCCCGCCCGGTGTAGGCAAAACGCACCTGGAGGTGGCGCTGGGCCGTGAGGCGGTCGCCCGTGGCTACACCGTGCAGTTCACCACGGCGATGGAGCTGCTCGGCTCACTGGTGAAAGGCCAGCAGCAGGGGACGCTGGAGGTGCGGCTGGCGCAGTACAGCAAGCCGAAACTGCTGATCATCGATGAGCTGGGCTACCTGCCGCTCGAACCCCAGGCGGGGCACCTGTTCTTCCAGCTGATCTCCCGCCGCTACGAACAGGGCAGCGTCCTGATCAGCTCCAACCGCCCCGTGGAGGAGTGGGACGAGGTGTTCGGCGACCAGGTGGTGGCGGCGGCGATCCTCGATCGGCTGCTGCACCACAGCCATGTGGTGACGATCCGCGGCGACAGCTACCGGCTGAGGGAGAAGCGCAGATCCGGGCTGTTCCGCCCGCCTGCGGGCGGTTCCTCCTCGGCTGGCATCGGCGGCGCGGGGCCACCGACGCCAACCAAGGAGGCCTGA